A genomic region of Pecten maximus unplaced genomic scaffold, xPecMax1.1, whole genome shotgun sequence contains the following coding sequences:
- the LOC117321383 gene encoding uncharacterized protein LOC117321383, which produces MATQEDYLVVYFTADRALQIVNRKKQTVRCIDEATSTVSVDYPTEEINEDGTVSIRDEPYEGSTVFSGSATSARAFMNFTKSEGINLTDEGVVETLLSLAKERKQSGKRGAATKLKRLLQASDEIQHHTSQPEQKKDRSDSIAGDHEYEKKSAKKKRKTCTPLPVKSKEPKLLDIIKLNEMSAFANVASEPESESEKSKTPPKATTVSRTERTPSKATPVGGTKKTPSKATPVGGTKKTPSKATPVGGTKKTPSKATPVGGTKKTPSKATPVGGTKKTPSKVTPVGGTKKTFTPPKATPVGRTEKTPSKATPVRGTKKTPSKATPIRDTQKTPSIKTSHTKTRLFDTCIRPRSETCTSEVTSVTITNSKTPSKKAYSTKKIELVLDSQQETSQAVFSGLSVLNDQDHNGFSYSEMPSVQSASGSENQYYGYNANYSWDNPKESQEDVQHEISSTPVYPVHMPMSQHCNPITDYFRELDNNQRVTLLGFLELLTLQLRQQGESNGREIFGNNQHSMNSPNTQVFDRNPRSSVKSAQKSEMRLVPLIIDPDDKDHFAEILVNPSQLRGIENKAGSMKNPALYLLNKVLDLVFSFEEMAASKGVSSLPINKREAIQEYLHTRCSALNFQELSQKKYITAIQNKIGNHRLSKRKSCK; this is translated from the exons ATGGCGACACAAGAAGATTACCTTGTTGTATACTTTACGGCAGATAGAGCTCTGCAAATTGTCAACCGCAAAAAACAAACTGTAAGATGCATAGACGAAGCAACAAGTACAGTCTCCGTAGATTATCCAACGGAGGAAATTAATGAAGACGGAACAGTATCGATAAGGGACGAACCGTATGAAGGCTCAACTGTTTTCTCTGGAA GTGCAACATCTGCTCGGGCATTTATGAATTTCACCAAGAGCGAAGGCATAAACCTGACAGATGAAGGAGTTGTTGAGACACTTTTGTCCCTGGCAAAGGAGAGAAAGCAATCAGGAAAAAGAGGAGCCGCGACCAAGCTTAAAAGACTACTGCAGGCAAGTGATGAAATACAGCACCATACATCACAGCCAGAACAAAAAAAGGACAGAAGTGATTCTATAGCAGGTGACCATGAATATGAAAAGAAAAGTGctaaaaaaaagaggaaaacgTGTACACCCCTACCTGTTAAATCGAAAGAACCAAAATTACTAGACATCATAAAACTTAATGAAATGTCTGCATTTGCCAATGTAGCTAGTGAGCCCGAGTCAGAATCTGAAAAATCAAAGACACCACCCAAAGCCACAACTGTCAGCAGGACGGAAAGGACACCTTCAAAAGCAACACCTGTCGGCGGGACGAAAAAGACACCGTCCAAAGCCACTCCTGTAGGTGGGACCAAAAAGACACCGTCCAAAGCCACTCCTGTAGGTGGGACCAAAAAGACACCGTCCAAAGCCACTCCTGTAGGTGGGACCAAAAAGACACCGTCCAAAGCCACTCCTGTAGGTGGGACCAAAAAGACACCGTCCAAAGTCACTCCTGTAGGTGGGACCAAAAAGACATTTACACCTCCCAAAGCTACACCTGTCGGCAGGACTGAAAAGACTCCTTCCAAAGCCACACCTGTCCGCGGGACCAAAAAGACTCCTTCCAAAGCCACACCTATCCGCGATACCCAAAAGACACCATCCATAAAAACAAGCCATACAAAAACTAGACTATTTGACACTTGCATTAGGCCAagatcagaaacatgcacatcAGAAGTTACTTCTGTAACAATTACAAATTCCAAGACTCCCTCCAAGAAAGCGTACTCAACAAAAAAGATAGAATTGGTTTTGGATAGTCAACAGGAAACATCACAAGCTGTGTTTTCTGGCCTTAGTGTTTTGAATGACCAGGACCACAATGGTTTCTCTTATTCAGAAATGCCATCAGTTCAATCGGCTTCTGGAAGTGAAAACCAGTACTATGGCTACAACGCCAATTATTCATGGGATAACCCGAAGGAATCACAAGAGGATGTACAGCATGAAATATCAAGTACCCCAGTGTATCCAGTGCACATGCCCATGTCCCAGCATTGTAATCCGATCACAG ATTACTTTAGAGAGTTGGACAACAACCAAAGAGTGACCTTGCTTGGGTTTCTGGAGCTACTGACATTGCAATTACGTCAACAGGGGGAATCTAATGGAAGAGAAATATTTGGGAACAACCAGCACTCCATGAACTCGCCAAATACTCAGGTTTTTGACAGGAATCCAAGATCATCTGTCAAATCTGCACAGAAAAGTGAAATG AGACTCGTTCCCTTGATCATAGATCCAGATGACAAAGATCACTTTGCTGAAATTCTTGTGAATCCATCACAGTTAAGGGGCATAGAGAACAAGGCTGGATCCATGAAAAATCCAGCATTGTACCTGTTGAATAAAGTTCTGGACTTAGtattttcatttgaagaaaTGGCCGCCAGCAAAGGTGTTAGTTCCCTCCCTATCAACAAGAGAGAGGCTATACAAG AATATCTCCATACAAGATGCAGTGCATTAAACTTTCAAGAACTATCCCAGAAGAAGTACATCACTGCTATCCAGAACAAGATTGGGAACCATAGGTTATCAAAACGAAAGAGTTGCAAGTAA
- the LOC117321382 gene encoding uncharacterized protein LOC117321382, which translates to MDQPYASTSKKRKRGPYGSKKGSDEDKDFQCMNLVVKEDHRLQSTINIVSPIASHLSAEQTVQDDNQGCVTTVDDKQLTQTDDDDDDDDEISSADDHDERCRVTDENIFVEHENVLKNTPQKPAGANSDVQDSLTHEAMDTFFSKMEDKDLDDDIDDLIDQMLHDNQLRNQENLVNDEQTAVILEERVEVLRQITEIFTDSEESKNPANDESTGSSKLFPDSPYSLGLLVLLICCFLIRFRLPDEAAAYMLKIFAAVLPQGHSLFRSLYHLRKFIKKFTEDMFPTLHYYCSSCYSKVEKNDKVCISCRKDLTKSGGVAYFVHLKLISQLRALWKTQDFVNDVRNHRFQHIKNNKNGNLKDVYDGQLYKNLFENGILQEENNLSFSLNTDGAPLFKSSNVSMWPVYMLINELPIAKRKHRQNSVFYGVWISSKKPQMWSFLQPLYSELKHLETEGETFEDCDGNSFLCKCFLLTCTCDLPARAMVYNVNQYNGDFSCWFCLHKGETLKLDTGGIVHIFPYNSSNPKGIPRTKESILEDLTKVQTNVENGVKKFTVHGHKGPFWFLYLTYFNAVYSCVIDYMHGICLGTTKQLMNLWFGASNKSKPYSVYHAKQTVNKFLSEIRPTLFVTRVPRLIDDIAHWKSSEFRNFLLYWGIPVMSKILRKEYFVHFCLLARAIFLLSMENISPVDIATAEGALLLFVENFERLYEARYTTLNLHQLIHLVDCVRHTGPLFVNNCFIFEDLNGYIIKHVHGTQGVENQLVNIIGLVKAIPIMYDRYFKGIDDCDYVFELYHELSDSIASRRIHKHEIEDGIVRVGNLFNGELSDDEFAAISNYGVQCTRNVSKYYNINMYKKGFYVYGKLYKNLVKRQQHVITFFHENDYKFGSVVYFMESNDKTGNKINLALVEPMKKVKSVGSVWKIEFRKSCIAIPLKCITNINNFVGITGDFFVCPPPNRYDRD; encoded by the exons ATGGATCAACCGTACGCGTCAACTAGTAAGAAACGCAAGAGAGGACCTTATGGTTCTAAAAAG GGGTCTGATGAGGACAAGGATTTTCAGTGCATGAACTTGGTTGTAAAAGAGGACCACAGACTTCAGTCAACTATCAACATTGTTTCCCCAATTGCATCACATCTGTCAGCTGAACAAACAGTACAGGATGATAATCAGGGATGTGTTACAACCGTTGATGACAAACAATTAACACAaacagatgatgatgatgatgatgatgatgaaatatcATCAGCTGATGATCATGATGAACGATGTCGTGTTACGGATGAGAATATATTTGTTGAACATGAAAATGTCCTCAAGAACACACCTCAGAAACCAGCAGGAGCTAACAGTGATGTACAAGACTCTCTGACACATGAGGCTATGGATACTTTTTTCTCCAAGATGGAGGACAAAGATTTGgatgatgatattgatgatttgATAGACCAAATGTTACATGATAATCAGCTGCGAAACCAAGAAAATCTTGTGAATGATGAACAGACGGCTGTAATTCTTGAGGAAAGGGTTGAGGTCCTGCGGcaaattacagaaatatttacagACAGTGAAGAATCTAAAAACCCTGCAAATGATGAATCAACTGGATCAAGCAAGTTATTTCCAGACTCCCCGTACAGTCTCGGGCTATTGGTACTTCTAATATGTTGTTTCTTGATTCGTTTCCGGTTACCTGATGAAGCAGCAGCATACATGTTGAAAATATTCGCTGCTGTGCTTCCACAAGGACACAGTTTATTCCGTAGCTTGTATCACTTGAGAAAATTCATAAAGAAATTCACAGAAGACATGTTTCCCACCTTGCATTATTATTGTAGTAGCTGTTACTCAAAGGTTGAGAAAAATGACAAAGTGTGTATATCGTGCAGAAAGGATCTCACAAAGTCCGGAGGAGTTgcatattttgtacatttaaagCTTATATCACAACTGAGGGCTCTATGGAAAACTCAAGACTTTGTGAATGACGTTAGAAATCACAGATTCCAACACATTAAGAACAATAAAAATGGTAATCTTAAAGATGTGTATGATGGACAATTATACAAAAATCTTTTCGAAAACGGCATTCTgcaagaagaaaataatttgtcATTTTCACTAAATACGGATGGTGCCCCTCTGTTCAAATCTTCAAATGTAAGCATGTGGCCTGTGTACATGCTTATTAATGAACTTCCCATCGCAAAACGGAAACATCGACAGAATTCAGTGTTCTATGGTGTTTGGATTTCATCCAAAAAGCCTCAGATGTGGTCTTTTCTTCAACCCCTTTATTCAGAATTGAAACATTTGGAAACTGAAGGGGAAACATTTGAAGACTGTGATGGAAATTCATTCTTGTGTAAATGCTTCTTGCTTACGTGTACATGTGACTTGCCTGCCCGAGctatggtatacaatgtaaatcagTACAATGGGGATTTCAGTTGCtggttttgtttacataaaggTGAAACACTTAAACTTGATACTGGTGGAATAGTTCATATTTTTCCATACAATAGTAGCAATCCAAAAGGAATTCCAAGAACAAAGGAAAGTATTCTTGAAGATTTGACAAAGGTTCAAACCAATGTGGAAAATGGTGTGAAAAAGTTCACAGTTCACGGACATAAAGGACCTTTCTGGTTTCTGTATCTGACATATTTCAATGCAGTATATAGTTGTGTGATTGACTACATGCATGGTATTTGCCTTGGAACTACCAAGCAACTCATGAACTTGTGGTTTGGTGCCTCGAATAAGAGTAAACCGTACTCTGTATATCATGCGAAACAAACTGTTAACAAATTCTTGTCAGAAATTCGTCCGACACTATTTGTAACCAGGGTCCCACGGCTGATAGATGACATCGCTCACTGGAAATCATCAGAATTTCGTAACTTTTTACTTTATTGGGGTATACCAGTGATGAGCAAAATCTTGAGAAAGGAATACTTTGTACACTTTTGTTTACTTGCTCGGGCAATCTTTTTGTTGTCCATGGAAAACATATCCCCGGTAGACATTGCAACTGCTGAGGGAGCTCTTCTTCTTTTTGTAGAGAATTTTGAAAGGTTGTATGAAGCAAGGTATACGACTCTGAATCTTCATCAATTGATTCATTTGGTTGATTGTGTTAGGCACACAGGACCTCTGTTTGTgaacaattgttttatttttgaggACCTTAATGGGTACATAATCAAACATGTACACGGTACACAAGGTGTTGAAAACCAGCTCGTAAATATTATTGGACTTGTAAAGGCCATTCCTATAATGTATGACAGATACTTTAAGGGAATAGATGATTGTGATTATGTTTTTGAGCTGTATCATGAGTTATCTGACAGTATAGCTTCAAGAAGAATTCATAAACATGAAATTGAAGATGGTATAGTCAGAGTAGGGAATTTATTCAATGGGGAACTAAGTGATGATGAATTTGCTGCCATTTCTAATTATGGAGTACAGTGTACTAGGAATGTTTCAAAgtattataatatcaatatgtataaGAAGGGGTTTTATGTATATGGGAAATTGTACAAAAACCTTGTAAAAAGACAGCAGCATGTTATAACATTTTTTCATGAGAATGACTACAAATTTGGATCTGTGGTGTATTTCATGGAGTCAAATGATAAGACCGGTAATAAAATCAACCTCGCACTTGTTGAACCGATGAAAAAAGTCAAGTCTGTTGGCAGTGTTTGGAAAATAGAATTTAGGAAAAGTTGCATTGCCATCCCATTGAAGTGCATAACTAATATCAACAATTTTGTGGGAATAACTGGTGATTTCTTTGTATGTCCTCCTCCAAATAGGTATGACCGTGACTAG